CGAAAGGGAGAGGCGAAAGAAATGATGACGGACAAGGGGAACGACATCCGCAACATTCGACAGCAGCTTCGTATGACGCAGGAGGAGTTCGCGCACGCGATCGCGGTCACCGCATCGACCGTGAACCGCTGGGAGAACGAGCACGCGGCCCCGA
The sequence above is a segment of the Candidatus Eisenbacteria bacterium genome. Coding sequences within it:
- a CDS encoding helix-turn-helix domain-containing protein, with the protein product MMTDKGNDIRNIRQQLRMTQEEFAHAIAVTASTVNRWENEHAAPSRLARRAIEILVQNRGLCPAEAAGAPAMSAY